The nucleotide sequence ttcattGATTTCAATTGACCTAACACATGGTATTTAAATAACTTTATTTAACTCCAAAATATGTGTGGAGAAAAACTTTATTTAACTCCAAAATATGTGTGAAAAGAAAGACTCCTGAAGTTAAAAGAACTTAAATTTGGCGAAGGTTATAATGTGATCCTCATGTGTTATTATCcttcttttataaatttattatattatatagttcaaataagaaaggATTTAAGACACAAAATCTAGTTGATTTCGAATTTCTAAATATTAAGAATGTtctttcctaaatattaggaaattaattaaatgactattttatctagtgtgaAAGTAAttttcccatatacatacatacatacatacatacacacacacacacacacatatatatatatatacaatttatatatttgtatgttgtgTTTCAAGTTTGAGCTTATTTAGAGTAGATTTGAGCATTGAATCGTATATTGGATTGTTGAAATTCGAAAAACAAGTTTATGTTTCAGAACTTAAGATTCGAAATCTGAAGTTGTATTCAATAGATTGAACTACTTCAGATTTAATTTATGAAGTTGCATTGAATGGATTGAACTACTTACGATtcgaatttctgaagttgcattaaAAAGATTGAAGAACTTCAGATTTGATTTCTGAAGTTACATTGAAGAGATTGAACTACTTCAGATCTAAACGGGTACACTTTGTAAAATTTTATGCAATACGAGTATAACTTCAATAGTGGCCCTAAAAATGGGTATATATAAAAATTCCCCCAAGTTCTTGCCAATATCAATCCTAAACCATTTTGCACCATATATTTTTAATTTGTCTTTCCTAACAGCTTTTAAAATCTAAGATTTTTACTAGTCTGAATCCTTTTTACCATAAGTAATACTTCAATCCTAATTTCATATCACTAAAAATTATGGTGGAGTAAGTAGCCTGTATCCTAAACTAAAAATCTCGAGTTCAAGCCTTCATATTGAGCTTTTTACCTTAAAATGAGACTTTTTGACACGAATCTAAATTAATCAATGGATATCAAATGAGAAACTTAAAAAAAAACCAATTTTATCCCTATATATGCTTAaatttaatttcctttttaaaataTCAACCCACAAAAAAACTTTAACAAAATgccaaaaatttcaaaattcaaaaaagcaATTCAAAATCCCCAACGGCTATCCAGCTTGGCACTACAACTGCCACGTGTACCACTCCCCAATCGTTAAAACAACACTTTCCTATTATTCCctcccaaatatatatattcaaaaaatatacatttcaaaaaaaaattaaaaaaaatacactaTCAGCTTCAATCACGCCCCCTTCTTCTTCCTGTATATTCGCCTCCAATGGAATCATCACCCACAGAAGAAGATTTTATACCAGCATCGGCTTTTTTTACTCAACCGCCGAATTTAGTGTCGTTATCACCATTCACGCCGTCAGTTCCGCCGTCACCTCGGCGGCTTTCGAGCTGTTATTCTCAACCAAGCCAACCCATAAAAGCGAAAAGACAACTCGCTTGGGTGTCTCTACAAGGAAGGCTTGTCGGCGCTGAGGAATCCAGCTCAGCTAAAAAAATCGGCGGCGGGTTGAACCATAAAGAAGCTGTCGTATGGGAACTGTTTAGTCCCATTCATAGGATTcttattgttgctgttgttgctgttgctgcagCGAATTCGAAGAAGAATAAGGAGATTTTGAGGCTGAAGAAATCTGTTGAACTTAGGGTAAAGTTTTGTTATTTTTGGTAAATGGGGTTCTGTTTGTGTACTTCTTTTATTGCGTAAAGTATAAGTTTAATTTAGTTCAATTTATTGTTGatagtgttaaatttttaatgcTCCAGTTACGTTACGACTTGGAGTACTTAATTAataatttgatttggtttgtgGGATTTTTAGCATTTGGATTAGGTATTTAATaggggttttgggttttatttaagcattttttttcttttcccattttattTAAGCATTTCTAGTGTAAAAAATCCTGCTTTTCCCCCATTTCACTTTGAGTTAGGCTTCTTTTTATATCAATTTTATTGTTTTTgcttataaaaaaataatttttttttcttattttgcttcCTAAAATTTATTTTAGTTAGCCTTTTGTTTCTATCAAGTTTATTGTTTTTGtttataagaattttttttttcttattttgcttcCTAAAAATTAGTTTAAAAAATGTAAGTTGTTTAGAGAAACAAAATGTTCCTGTTGTCGAAGATTAAATCATGCTGTTTTAATTGGATGTGGAGTTTAAGGTGTTGATTGACTTATATTATGTAATAGTAGTTGATAATTTTGTTTCATAAGAGTAAATATCACATCCAATTTTACATTTAAATATTTTGCTTTTTTGAAAGTTATGATGTTTTAAATGAAGTATTATTAATTGAGTAACATAATTGTGATACAACTacatgttttgttttcttttatgttaGTAACTGTATTTGCATGAGCTTTAGTCTCTTTCAATTTCTCAATTTCTTTTTCTACTATGTCCAGGATCAAGTGCTCTTAGGCATGCAACAAAAGCTAGACACTTTATGTGAACAAGTTAACTATTTCAAGGATCAGCCAGAAACTGCAGCTGACACAAATGGCTGTTTTCTTTGTGAGCAACACATGAATCAGTCAAACAATTTTTATGAGGTATACTATCCTGACATTCTCTTTATAGGCCTTGTGTTATGTCACAGAAAGTCAAGTCTGTGTTTAGATAATTTAGTCTTTGGTACTCCTATGGAACTTGCATCCTGTGCTTACCAATTTATTATCTTACTCAGAAGAATATGATGAAGGGTGAGGAGGTGTTTAAGTATGAAACGCCTCCAGCCGCAGATCAGGCTGAACAAGAAGAACGTCGTATGTCTGATTTGTCTGATTGGGCTGGTAGCGTCACTTCTTCTGTAGACACTCAGGTAAACACTACATCTAAATTTAACTTCCAAAACTTTGGCTAATATTTGAGGTTTCCTTTTGTTTCAAACAGTGACTTCCACATTTTTTCTCTATGCATTCTCATGTCTAAGAAATTAGATGAACATGCTTTCCAAGGGGGAAGGGATAAGTATGCACTTCATGAGATTGGATCTATTGACATTTAAGTAGATGTGCACAAAACTTAGAGCACGGCTTCTTGGTGCAGATGGATTTCAGTTTTGGCAGCTTGCAGTTTAGTTGATGAGGACAAAATTTGCAAGCAGTTCCAATTAATttgataatttgtgtgttccttGTTCCCACTTCCTCCTACAAGTTAAAGTTATAAATAGCTAATCACTGATGTAACCACCATTTAGTTGCCATGTTAACTGTCTTTTAGATCTTTACTGATAGAGAGACGTAGAAGTTACATCATTCTTTGTTGAGGAACAAGATATGGACATGTATTTTTTACTCTTGTTTAATCATTCAATAGTGAGCATGAAAAATTAAGAGTAAAGTCTTGTCATCTAATACCCTCCACTGACTGCTGTTTATGCCTTTTTTTCCATTTATGTTTGGATGGTATTTGCTGCTACCCCATTGAAAAGGCCTAAATTGCTATAATGCAATATTAATTGATTGACTTATGCACGATTGGTGGGTTTTCAACAAATTGACTCTGAGAGATTTTACCTGAAAAGTTAAGCATTGAACTTATTTAgagaaacatgaaatatttccCTGAGCATTGTGGCCTAATTTGCAACATATGTTATTCCTTTCAGCCGAATACTTTAGCAGTTGAGCAAGATTTTCGTAATCTCCGAAAGGAATGTGAAGAGAAAGATGCCGCCATCAAGGAGTTATCCACTTTTCTTCAGTCATCAGAAGCTTTTGGTGCAAAGGTACAGTATCGTTCTTTGTATAATATTAAAGAAGAAACTTGTGGCGTTTCTTGTACACAAAAAGTGGTAAAAACCACCCTTATTATTACTTATAATTTTGTTCCATCGGTTTGGTCTAATagagttgttgttgttttgtctAACAGAGGATTGGTGAGCTGGAAGATATCATCCGCAGAAAGAATACGATTATAACTAAGCTCAAGAAAGATATTTTGATCTTAGAGCAGAAGGTAATGATACCTCTTAACCAATGCTAGCATTTGTGTGATGTTCTGTATATGTAATATAAATTGTTGCAGCAAAATGTTTCTCAACCTATTTTACAAAAGTAGTACCTATTTGTTCCGTAGATTTaaagaactattttttgtaaATGTCCCTACAATGATACTGATTACATTTTGATTACTGAAAAGATGTTCATGTAAACGGGATTATGGCATCAAATGCCTAACAGTATATTTGCTTGAGCAACGTTCAATTTCTTGAAACAGCATGTCCAAACCTTATGCTTCCACTAAATGTTATTTCTGCTTAGTCTAGTAACATGACTTATTAAGTCAAAGCAAAGCTTGAACAATATATGCCATCGGCTTAGTATCAAATTTCATGCATTATGATGGAAATTTGGCTTTTAACAGGTCGTGAATCTAACAAGACTTAGAAGACCATCTTTCTCTTCAACAAGCTCAAAGGTGGTGCAGCTTCCTCCATTGACAGATAACATTGTTTATGACATGGACAGTACTACTAGCCCTTCGTCTTCAGATTCGGATAGCTCCCCAAGGAGAATGGCTCAAGCTCTTACTGCTAAAAGTCAAGACATCCCTGTTAAGCAGTGTGAGAGTGCTTTAAGGCAAAACCAGAAGGAGCAGCAGGCAGAAAGCCGCCTACCTTTGTTGGTGAAACCAACAGATAGACGTTCAAAGTCACGATCAGTAAGCCCATTGAAGGAGAAATCATTGAATCAGACACAGGATTCAGTCTCCAAGCTGAAACCAAAGCAGGTATCATCTGTTAGCGCAGAATCTAGAAGGAGGCGACCCCCTGTTGCTAAGTCGAAGAATGCTGTTACAGAAAAACGATGGCTTTAGTACGTATTTCTCTTTCTAACTCAAGAGACTACACTTACTAGATTTACTTTCAAACACTTGGTTTACATTCAAGTGGATATAGCATTACCAAAAGCTTTACTGAATGATAACAGAAGAAAACCTTGTATCGTTGTCTGTTTGTTCCATTACATTGAATATCTCTCTTCACCATAAGTTCATATAAAATCTTGAATGAGTGAGGACAGAAACCTATGTAGCTAGGAATATGAGTTGGTAGTATGTAAAGAGCATAGACGCAAAACATCACAGCTTAAACAAAGAGCACCTAGCATTAgccttttattgtttttcttattGTGGTTAACTTTTGATTCCATTCTTCAGGCTATCGAACGAGCATTTGACAAGTAGTTTAGGTATTGTGAAGTAAAAGAAGTTGCTGGCCTGGTATGTGGACCTGAAAGTGCTTCAATGCTTTTTCATCAAACTCTATCGCTGCTTCTGCCACCTCCATTGTTTCCTTCGACGAAGATGTCAACTTGACAGCATTATATATGTAGCTAGCAATAGTAAGAGTACAATGAATTAGATATAAAAACTGATGTAACTAGTCTTATATTTAGCTAAACTTGTTACTATATATTGCAGAAAGAAGAACTGTTTCATGAATTGGCTATTATGCTATTTATGTACTGTCCCAATGGTTGTTTCAGCCTTTCAGGACAATCTCACAAATCTGCTATGAGATGCATTTTGCTTCTTCCTAAGTCTTTatatggctattttttaaaacaCAATTTTAATTTGGTTTCTTAGAACATTGCTTGTTCtgtcctgagccgagggtctaccggaaataGCCTCTCTTACACACTGTACACTAccatccccagaccccacttgttggAATATATTGGTTTGTTGTTATAGAACATTGCTTGTACTTATACATGGACATCAACATACAGCATTTGATTTTCAACATAAAACTCTGCATTACCAATTTAATTTTTGCATAACACGGATAATTTCTACTATTAAACTctgcataattaattcaatatttTGTTTCCAGTATTAAACAGAGTAAATTATCTGTTATTTATACGGAACATGATAAGGAATAAAAATACGTGAATTAGTAGTATTCAAGCATGTCAAACTCAAACACTATTATTCagtgtataaatattttttacgtTATCATTATTGCATACTATTATTTAATCGCGCACGTCAATTAAAAAATCTTTATCATAGTCCAAAAATAAATTGTTTGTTGTAAGTCGGACATTTGGCTACATCTTTTTGCCGACCTAGAaactttaattaattataaaaaaaaaaaaacttgtcaTTTGATGGGAACACATATACGTATGAGAATTTTTAAATACATTATATTGTCTAGCACTCCACTAAGTGCCAATTAAATTACTTACCAAGAAGTTTACATATTAGGTATTTTCCGTTTTCATAAATTTTATTATCCACCAGTTTTTCTATATAGTGTAGCAGACTATACATATTGATTGGAATTGTTTGTGTTATGGAAATTTAGATTGAAAATTAGCttagagtatttttttttctttcatacgATATTGCCAAATTGTTGTATCAGAGCAATAAGTCAAAAATATTATATcgactgttgatacccaattttcccctatatattttcaatatgcaaaatactttcaaaataacatatatatacatatctaagcatgtccaaggtttttatttttatttttttcataatttcaaggttttaaattgatttattttctccctttttatccataaaatccccaataattatttccaaactattattttgataaatcatctattgaatttctatatttatgccaaaatatggctaatgtaatttttatatatttttataattacatttagtatttttaaagctaaattgcacataattgcaatattagcccttttaagatttaattacgttttatatgcataaaattggatcctgtatttttaaattgctaattatgtattaaaaatcattttatcattttaaattatttttcagaaattatctactatattttataaattaaatagggaaaacctggctatttaaattatagccaaaattggctttCATATAGCCAAATCGTACCTCaattcccagcccaattttacaattaaaacCCCGACCCACACCCTATCAACCCATGCCCAAACCCGAAACCCACCTACCCTATttaatctcgaccgttgatctcccaaATCAACGGTCCACGTTATATCTTTCCTTTTTTCATCcaacgaccccccaaaccctaccccATTCTCTCATTTGCACCGCCCTTGAATCCGTTCCTCTCCAAATTCTCTCTAAGACCTAAACCTAACCCTAAAACGCCATCACCGGGTGTGAACCCCTCCTACGATGTTTCTATGTCTTCTCCGACCGGACCTGGTCTTCCACATGCCATGACTCTTCGATTTCTTCGATCCTTGAGATTTTCTCAAGGGAACCACAATTGGTTCTGGTTTGGAACTTTGTTTATCAGCCTGTCTCAGGCCATTTTTCGTTTGTGAGTAAGAACTTCTTCTTGTTTTATTATGGATCTATGAGTTCTTGACCTATTCTATCATCTCTACTACTTTTCTGGAAACCCTAGCTTTAAATCCTCCGACTTTTTAGATCTGTGATGGATCTATGTGTCTTTTAAGGTTCTCACCTATTTTTCTCAAAAGATTTCTCTGATTTCAAacgatttcttcattttccagactagggtttcaaaacccttttgcaaaaacgatttctttctgatttttaGCAATTACTTTGTGATTTTTAGCATGTTTAAACATCACTTGAGTCTTACCTTTTGCTCGATTCATTTTTGTTAAGAAACCCTAATACTTCTGGGTTCGATTTGAAGTTTGAGTCCGTTTGCGATGTGTTTGCATGTCTCTCATGAACATTCTCTAGGTTTCATATATGTTCTATATGCTTTTGTGCTTCCTGCTCTAATTTGTTCTTAGGGTTTCTCTGATTTTGTTCAACACATGTTATTTATCGTTTAATAGGTCCGActatttgttttattgattgttcACATAATTTATATTGATTTTGTGTAATCTCCTTAGACCTACGATATCTTCCTTGAATATGTGATTTCGTATATTTTTCTTGTAATTTTGTACTGATTTTTTGAATTGCCTCtttaattttgtgatattttccTTAGTTAGTGCTGATTCCCTGCAATTTTTAATCTCATTCGTGATTCTTTGAACTAACTTTGAGAATTAAAATTGTACTCTACCTTATTTATGTGCACAAATATGCTGTTAGTTATTTAACGTGTACTTTTCTTACTTGAAAATATTCGGTATTTAGTTCTTTTTACATGTTACATGCTTTTACTACTCCTACTTTGGTAAAATCAGTCTTATAAGTAATTCTTTTCCCTATTTGATACAACTTGTACCCGTTTGAACtatgactccctaattgaagggagtccgggtctttaattgattctgatttgtaTTATTTCTACAATTGTGCTAAGTaagtacttattaccttattttcctgCCTGTTCTCAGACTATAAATGTTCTACCCCCTCTTTAGCATAGGACGAACAAATTACAATGTTCTGAACTCTCTTTTACACACATACATACTCTCTTACTTGATACTCAGTCGGCTGCAAGCCAAAACTGAGTGGTTACATTGCTCTACTACTCTACTGCTCTACTACTCTACTGCTCTACACACTACTGCTCTACTTCTCTTCATTGTACTGTTCTTTACTCCTACTCTTcacttattctctcatttttactgGTATGTCTTCAGTTTAACTTACAGCATCCAAAACAACATGTCTCTATTTGTATTGCACTTCCTTTTGTTTCTCTTatgcttctacttgtggttctgcTGTCTCCCTTGCAAATAGCATGCCTATTTTGCCATGTGATTACCCCTTCCCTGTAATTCAACATGTCTACTGCTTTCTTACATTTTTCAACTACTTTTCTGCCCTACCTCCTAACCCCCAATACATTGTAAGCATATGTTTGTGACACCTAGTCATTATATGACCCTTCCCCCTTCCCCCCTAAACCTAATGAGTAACTCTGTTTAGCGCCTCTTAATCTAATACTGTTAAGCTCCTGGCATGAACCTTTTGTGATAGACTATTGCTGTGAATATTTAAGTTCTGTAGTACTTCTATGGTGTTAACCTGTGTGCAAATATGCTACTTGTCCCCAATTTCTCCTTTCCCTGTATGTGTTTGAACTATGCATGTTGATTTGGTTTTGAGTTGTTGATTGTcctgtttcttttcttcttcaaactgGTTTTCACCAAGGCAAACTCTTCCATTGGATTtccaaaacttatttcaaactaatcattGTCAAAACtatttccaactcaactcttttaaatctatgtcaagcactctcacatatattCTTAgactactaggttctgccccttttgggtgagccttgccttgggacccttgagctccctctgaacttggacacataaaagctggtctttccacactgcacttactctatattggctatgaaatctgggtgtgagcactgtccgggatcccttgaggtccttagggaactctgacacacctagatatgagaaagactatgaaacaatcttggcacttgaggtaatttattacataactcagggaggaagtcctaatcaggtgctGAAAGTCTGGGCCTgtttcaggctctctatagtgtaatttttacctttcttatgtaattcatttcagtattggtctgtaataatttgtaaacgactCTGGGGTTGGATAGTGAAAAGGAGTGGGTAATACACATGCTGTAGTATAATCTAGGGTAGAAACCATATTCCTAGGTTTACTTTTTCTATGCACAATAGCAGCCATGTTTAGGTACAACATGCCAAGCATACcatgcattagatatcatgctatTTAGGATTTATATGTACTGTTTTTAGCATCTCATCCACACTTTGAAATCCTGTCTATAGGgtagataataacaataaaataagctgCTATTATGTGATTCTGCCCACGTAAACATATTCTGAAAtttcatttagaaatcctgccttagGGTAAACATGTTAACACAATTTGTTATTCATGCACTCACCATATTGCAACCATGCTccacacttagaaatcctgctttaggtaAAATAACTTCCAAACTGTTTTAATAATTCTGGTCACTCCTGCATATTATTTTACGCTTAGACAAGTCTTAGGTAATCAACTTAAAATAAAACCAGAATTGTCTTTGTGATTCATGTTTAACTGTCAACGTGtcaaaatcagtaggcaagcctgattcggacttcttttctaagtcatgtaataaatctggttctactgttatcacttagataccatgctttagaatTCCGAGTTCAAACGTGGACCTTATTTGTGTATGAGTCGTGTTGTCTATGTGCACTATTTGTGGAGATGTATCTAAGCCTTCTATCTGTTTTCTATATTTTCCCCCTAAATGCGGTCCTATGTATTCTTATTTGTCgcctagtattttgcctttaaaaaaCCTGAGGATCTGCCTAGAACCCCCTTTTTATAggatagtagtcctaaattccttcgGGACTGGTAGGAATGGAcaggtaacaacatgcaatagaggtcgagaccaacaCTACAAAAAATTGGATTTAGCTACGAATGTCGTCGCTAAATAGCCCGTAGCTAGCAAAATTTCTTGCTAATCCATCGCTAATTtgtcgctaaatgagattagcgacgaATTTTACTGTTTAGCTACGAAATTTGTCCGTCGCTACAACCAGATTTTTTAGCAGTGCAAccttcgctttaattaccttcacgggtcgggaaagggtagatatggatatgatgaccggtgcgctaatgccacgtgtagcccctctttttaggagtgtcataccgggtattgcattgatgtgatccatattataaacaaacctaggacacccccttttACATTCAcgaatatgcttagattgtaattcttttcaaaaatctcgctttttcactaattgtttttttggaacacttgtgtatttaaacttaaatcccctactatttgagccatacttgtttatttgctacttgtacttcacaaaaactgtttggccgggaaccacactagtggatcctgaggggtgcctaacaccttccccttaggataatttcaagcccttaccctatctctggttaccaaacgtagttataaatgaaccccataggtgtcctaacgcaccttaaatcgtaggtggcgactcttcaaaaatgcaaacccttttttcaaaaggaaagagttgtcccaaccaaaaatgtcataaatCCAATTTCGCGATGACAAAGGGGGCACGACATCGACCATTAATAAATTTGACAGTAATTGAGTTCACattcaaatatttatagatatttagtgaatttttcttaaaacatttCTTTATAATTTTTAGGTATAAATTGAATTTTCATGGTTTCACCAACATATAATATCAACATATACAATTAGTATTCATTACTGCATACTACTTATGGTAGAGAGCGCTTCCACATTAATAGGTCTTACTTGAATTCAAATTAATTTGATGCCCCAATGCAGATAACGGACatcaataaaattataaaaatcaaaaaacaaaagataaagttcAGGGCCGTTGATATTTTTCTTAATCTCCATATACTCATAAGCTTCACCTCGAAACTCAAACGTGCAGAACTAATTAGAGGcgggcatcggtcggttcgatTCGGTTGTGAATATTATCGGTTTGACATATCGGTTAACGGTTTATAAGTATGCAAAATCGATAAGCGAACTGATAAGAAATtggttatcggttatcggttaatcggttatcaaccgttatcggtttacccgataaaaTAACTCAATCTAGATCAAAACTTCTTCAGAAGCTCGCAACTAAAGATTTTCTTAATGTGTTAGCCCTTTAAACATAAGATGTCAAAATGTAGCTAATTAGGAGTGGAACAACAAACAACAAATAACCACAACCATAggataaacaacaaacaacaagTCCTAGATGTATGTATATACTTAAGGATAAAGTCGTAGTTTTATTAATTCTTATTAGGTTATTGGTTAACCCATTAAGAAAATTGGCAAACTGAGGCCCGAACCGATAACTTAATAATGAAAAAATTCTGGGAAATTTGCATCTATACAcactttttgggtcacgttttaatttgtgcccgctttgcaaaaaaaattgcaagcgtacctacttttttcgcataacttcagtaTACAAAGTTGAaatagcaaaggcaatcacgcaaagcTTCAGCATTCTACTAGAcaggcctgaagtagcaaaggcagtgctgaagtttttttgtcctggataagatgctgaagttatttagttcatttgtaaaaacttcagcactaaaatagctgaagtttttttttgtcctgaattcattagttttgttataaagctttttcaaaacttcagcagaagatgctgaagttatttagttcatttgtaaaaacttcagcactaaataagctgaagttttttttgtcttggataagctttttcaaaaacttcagcagaagatgctgaagttatttagttcatttgtaaaaatttcagcactatataagctgaagttgaATCCATAAGACCATAAGCAAAAACTTGAATCCCAGTATTTCCAAGTGAAGCAGCAGCCAACTCAAGATGAAAAAGGAGACAATAATTACATGCGACTAAAATACAAGTTTAATACCAGTTCAATATCTTTCCATGAATCTGACAGAATTAGTTTATTCAAAATAAGAAGTAATGGGTCAGTTTCCATATAGTTCATCATAAATGTAAAATAGTATTGCGAGAGATTAAAAAATATACGGATTATTTGTCTGCTTGCCTAGTCGAGGTAGAAAGTTAtattcttttattatttgttgtttgATTTCTTTGTTCAGGTTGCACTAAAAGCGAAATTAATCATAGTGCCTTTCAGTTgttaatagaagaagaagaaaacgaaggaggaggagaaatggactgaagttgtttaaaaactgagtacaaataatgagTATAGGTTAAATAGGGgagaccaaatagggcgccctgtgcaatttttacaaaaattctaaacCGTTACCGAACTGTTAACCCAATAACCCGAT is from Nicotiana tabacum cultivar K326 chromosome 18, ASM71507v2, whole genome shotgun sequence and encodes:
- the LOC107788072 gene encoding uncharacterized protein LOC107788072 isoform X2 translates to MESSPTEEDFIPASAFFTQPPNLVSLSPFTPSVPPSPRRLSSCYSQPSQPIKAKRQLAWVSLQGRLVGAEESSSAKKIGGGLNHKEAVVWELFSPIHRILIVAVVAVAAANSKKNKEILRLKKSVELRDQVLLGMQQKLDTLCEQVNYFKDQPETAADTNGCFLCEQHMNQSNNFYENMMKGEEVFKYETPPAADQAEQEERRMSDLSDWAGSVTSSVDTQPNTLAVEQDFRNLRKECEEKDAAIKELSTFLQSSEAFGAKRIGELEDIIRRKNTIITKLKKDILILEQKVVNLTRLRRPSFSSTSSKVVQLPPLTDNIVYDMDSTTSPSSSDSDSSPRRMAQALTAKSQDIPVKQCESALRQNQKEQQAESRLPLLVKPTDRRSKSRSVSPLKEKSLNQTQDSVSKLKPKQVSSVSAESRRRRPPVAKSKNAVTEKRWL
- the LOC107788072 gene encoding uncharacterized protein LOC107788072 isoform X1, yielding MESSPTEEDFIPASAFFTQPPNLVSLSPFTPSVPPSPRRLSSCYSQPSQPIKAKRQLAWVSLQGRLVGAEESSSAKKIGGGLNHKEAVVWELFSPIHRILIVAVVAVAAANSKKNKEILRLKKSVELRDQVLLGMQQKLDTLCEQVNYFKDQPETAADTNGCFLCEQHMNQSNNFYEKNMMKGEEVFKYETPPAADQAEQEERRMSDLSDWAGSVTSSVDTQPNTLAVEQDFRNLRKECEEKDAAIKELSTFLQSSEAFGAKRIGELEDIIRRKNTIITKLKKDILILEQKVVNLTRLRRPSFSSTSSKVVQLPPLTDNIVYDMDSTTSPSSSDSDSSPRRMAQALTAKSQDIPVKQCESALRQNQKEQQAESRLPLLVKPTDRRSKSRSVSPLKEKSLNQTQDSVSKLKPKQVSSVSAESRRRRPPVAKSKNAVTEKRWL